The Neodiprion fabricii isolate iyNeoFabr1 chromosome 4, iyNeoFabr1.1, whole genome shotgun sequence genome window below encodes:
- the LOC124181386 gene encoding cytochrome P450 6k1-like, with product MALLTWYWALDGILILLSLIFSAYLYMTRNFKYWEKQGVFELQPTAFVGNFKDCLLFRRSAGEFLKDLYDKGKGLKYLGFYIFDKPALLIRDPVIIKNVLIKDFNYFSDRFVAASDTDTLGTANLFSIKNPHWRILRNKLTPVFSSGKLKKMFYLMAAVAEDLDTHLETLNLHGKGRVIELKETCAKYTTDVVGSCAYGLQVNSLNNPEAEFRKYGRKVFTFNYRRALEVSTFFFVPGIVKPLGFKFFEQSCSVFLRKALWGAIDDRMKSGDCRNDLIDTLIELKKAQAESDEKDPDAFIFDGDNLVAQAAVFFTAGFETSSTAMSFSMYELALQPNLQRRLRDEINSALDESGGKLSYDMVMNLPYLDMVVKETLRKYPPLPFLDRVAMVDYKVPGTDLVIEKGTPTYIPMFGLHYDPEYFPEPFKYDPERFNEENKQNRASCIYMPFGDGPHNCIGLRFGLLQAKLGLVKVLSKYEVTPCERTLIPMRLDPKALILSSDGGLYLNVRKI from the exons ATGGCTCTGCTAACGTGGTACTGGGCACTCGACGGTATCCTGATATTGCTGTCGCTGATATTTTCGGCGTACCTTTACATGACGCGGAACTTCAAATACTGGGAGAAACAAGGAGTGTTTGAACTACAACCGACAGCCTTCGTCGGGAACTTTAAGGACTGCTTGCTCTTCCGGAGATCAGCCGGCGAATTTCTCAAAGATCTCTACGACAAGGGCAAGGGCTTGAAGTACCTGGGCTTCTACATTTTCGACAAACCAGCTCTCCTCATCCGGGACCctgtgataataaaaaatgtgctCATCAAAGATTTCAACTACTTTTCGGACCGATTTGTTGCTGCAAGCGACACCGACACCTTGGGTACCGCAAAtctgttttcaataaaaaacCCGCATTGGCGGATTCTGCGCAACAAACTTACGCCAGTTTTCAGCTCTGGAAAGCTGAAAAAGATGTTTTATTTGATGGCTGCCGTGGCCGAGGATCTGGACACTCACCTTGAGACCCTGAACTTGCATG GCAAAGGCCGAGTGATCGAGCTGAAAGAGACTTGTGCCAAGTACACCACAGACGTGGTCGGCTCTTGCGCCTACGGCCTTCAGGTTAATTCCCTGAACAATCCGGAAGCGGAGTTCAGAAAATACGGTAGAAAAGTATTCACCTTCAACTACAGACGCGCTTTAGAGGTATCCACATTCTTTTTTGTTCCTGGTATCGTCAAGCCATTGGGATTCAAATTCTTTGAGCAGAGTTGCTCAGTCTTTTTGCGGAAGGCTTTGTGGGGCGCCATCGACGACAGGATGAAGAGCGGTGACTGCAGAAACGACCTCATCGACACTCTCATCGAGTTGAAGAAAGCCCAGGCCGAGAGTGACGAAAAAGATCCTGACGCGTTCA TATTCGACGGAGACAACCTGGTGGCCCAGGCAGCGGTCTTCTTCACAGCAGGGTTCGAAACGTCGTCTACCGCGATGTCCTTCTCGATGTACGAACTGGCCTTGCAGCCAAATCTTCAGCGACGACTTCGCGACGAGATCAATTCAGCTCTCGATGAGAGTGGAGGAAAGCTCAGCTATGATATG GTAATGAATCTTCCGTACCTGGATATGGTCGTGAAGGAAACCCTCCGCAAATATCCCCCTCTGCCGTTCCTCGACAGGGTAGCAATGGTCGATTACAAAGTCCCGGGGACTGACCTCGTCATAGAAAAGGGAACACCGACTTACATCCCTATGTTCGGACTCCACTATGATCCGGAATATTTTCCGGAACCCTTCAAGTACGACCCAGAGCGGTTCAACGAGGAAAACAAGCAGAATCGGGCCTCTTGTATCTACATGCCTTTCGGAGACGGTCCTCACAACTGTATCG GTCTTCGGTTCGGACTCCTCCAAGCGAAACTCGGCCTCGTCAAGGTGCTCTCCAAGTACGAGGTGACGCCCTGCGAGCGAACCCTGATCCCGATGCGCCTCGATCCGAAGGCCCTTATTTTGTCATCGGATGGCGGTCTCTATTTGAACGTACGAAAAATTTAA
- the LOC124181385 gene encoding cytochrome P450 6k1-like, with protein MAFFVPIWLVNCAIIFLSILATSYFYMTRNFNYWKKKNIVEKKPLPFFGNYFPCFALQTSPGDFLKDLHAEHNSVNQLGFYIFDKPCLLVRDLELVNRILVKDFNAFCDRYSGSNSDDPLGVANLFTLQNPHWKTVRTKLSPTFTSGKLKQMLQLMVKVGKDLDRYFETLKLEGEGRVIELREVVARYTTDVIATCAYGIEANCLNNPNAEFRKCGKRIFNDSYKRAFELRSFFFTPGITKLFGMQFFERTSSEFLRKVLWDTLTQRMKNGIHRNDLIDTLIQLKNGQTEADLNDEGSFKFDGDNLTAQAAIYFSGGSETTLLTIAFTLYELALQPDIQSRLREEITSALEENGGNIDYEWVMRLPYLGMVVSETLRKYPVVPFMDRVVNTDYKIPGSDTVLEKHTPIFISVFGFHHDPEYFPDPEKYDPERFSNENKQTRPSRAYMPFGDGPHNCIGSRFALASLKLGLIKIVSKYKLFPSKDTVIPLRLNPRTFFTTMDHDLFLKVQKIDD; from the exons ATGGCATTTTTCGTGCCAATATGGTTGGTCAATTGCGCCATCATATTTCTGTCCATATTGGCCACGTCGTACTTCTACATGACGCGGAACTTCAACtattggaaaaagaaaaacatagtGGAGAAAAAGCCGTTACCGTTTTTCGGCAACTATTTTCCTTGTTTCGCCCTTCAAACTTCTCCGGGTGACTTCCTCAAGGATCTGCACGCCGAGCACAACAGCGTTAATCAACTCGGCTTCTACATCTTCGATAAGCCTTGTCTTCTAGTGCGGGACTTGGAGTTGGTCAATCGTATTCTGGTGAAGGATTTCAACGCGTTCTGTGACAGATACAGCGGGTCAAACAGTGACGATCCTCTGGGGGTAGCGAATTTGTTCACTCTACAAAATCCCCATTGGAAAACTGTCCGCACCAAGCTGTCGCCGACTTTCACTTCCGGGAAATTGAAGCAAATGCTCCAATTGATGGTCAAAGTCGGCAAGGACCTGGACCGATACTTCGAGACTTTGAAATTAGAAG GTGAGGGTCGAGTGATCGAGCTGCGGGAAGTCGTCGCAAGGTACACGACTGACGTAATTGCGACGTGCGCTTACGGCATCGAAGCCAACTGTTTGAATAATCCTAATGCTGAATTTAGAAAGTGCGGCAAGAGGATTTTCAACGATAGTTATAAGCGCGCCTTTGAGTtgagatcattttttttcacaccggGTATTACGAAGCTATTCGGTATGCAGTTCTTCGAGAGAACTTCCAGTGAATTCTTACGGAAGGTACTATGGGACACTCTTACCCAACGTATGAAAAATGGGATTCACAGGAATGATCTGATAGACACTCTCATCCAGCTGAAGAATGGTCAAACCGAGGCCGACCTCAATGATGAAGGCTCGTTCA AGTTTGACGGCGACAATCTGACCGCCCAGGCAGCCATTTATTTCTCTGGGGGTTCTGAGACGACATTACTTACAATAGCCTTCACGCTGTACGAGCTGGCTCTACAACCGGATATTCAGTCAAGACTGCGAGAGGAGATAACTTCGGCTCTCGAGGAAAATGGAGGAAACATCGACTACGAATGG GTGATGCGGCTTCCTTACCTCGGCATGGTCGTCTCGGAGACGCTTCGAAAGTATCCTGTAGTACCGTTCATGGACAGAGTGGTTAACACCGACTACAAGATACCCGGCAGTGATACGGTGCTTGAAAAGCATACGCCAATCTTCATATCTGTGTTCGGATTTCATCACGACCCAGAATATTTTCCGGACCCTGAAAAGTACGACCCGGAGAGATTCAGCAACGAGAACAAGCAAACGCGTCCCTCTCGTGCCTACATGCCATTCGGCGATGGTCCCCATAACTGTATAG GGTCACGTTTTGCACTGGCATCGCTCAAGCTCGGCCTCATCAAGATAGTATCAAAATACAAGTTATTTCCGAGCAAGGACACTGTGATTCCGCTGCGACTGAATCCAAGGACTTTTTTCACAACCATGGATCATGACCTGTTCCTCAAAGTGCAAAAAATTGATGACTGA
- the LOC124180747 gene encoding uncharacterized protein LOC124180747 encodes MGLITLHWFLDVIVVFLSMVVLAYFYMTRNFNYWPKRNVTEVPPKPFFGNFLDCCLFRQSASGCLNAVYQQAKGLPYIGFYIFDKPALMLRDPEINRRILIKDFSYFVDRYAKSAESDPIGSANLFLLKNPAWKSLRHKITPIFTSGKIRRMFHLMLAVGEDLDTHLSALQLEGNGNIVEAKEIAVRFTTDVIASCAFGLRANCLNHPKAEFRQCGRSMFEFTYKRGAEFAAFFFIPRLVTPLNLKFFSTGSSDFMRKVFTETFNTRMTSDVRREDLIDLLIQLKQSDSEDSQGFKLEGDTLVGQAAVFFAAGFETSSSTLSFALYELALHPDIQSKLREEITSALANNGGKITYEMVLSLEYLDQVVSETLRKYPSVPFLDRVANTDYKLPESGLVIERGTPVYISLLGLHYDPEYYPEPDKFDPERFTEANKAKRPAFTYLPFGDGPRNCIGLRFGQLQVKLGILKFVSNYELSACDETMIPLRFNPKSLLAGPDGGLFLRARKIDSYLIFKNMLSPRPDLCLNHKMVFFTSSWILSAAILFFTALVLAYFYMTRNFNHWKNKGVTEVTPIPFVGNFGQCLLFRLSVFEYLAEIYKWGQGLPYVGFYIFDKPALVLRDPEVIKSVLLKDFQNLPNRHGTASSKDFTGNNNLFLIKNPDWKNLRYKLTSVFSSGKMKAMFPLVNAVGDDLATYFEHLNLEGEGQVLELKEICAKYTTDVIGTCVYGLQVNSLANPNAEFRKYGRRMFDFTWKRGAELMAVFFIPGITNFFGSMLFEGESSNFMKKVFWETLTTRMQTGLKRNDLIDLLIELRNNQKDDDLFQFTDENMVAQAAIFFAAGFETSSTLVSFTLHELSLQPELQTKLREEILTALEESDGKLSYDLVQNLPYLAKVAWETLRKYPSVPFLDREAICDYTIPKTGLLIKKGTPVYIPLVGLHYDPEYYSDPVKYDPERFSEENKKKRPAFTYLPFGEGPRNCIGLRFGLMQAKIGLIKILSKFEVSPCNKTLNPMRVDPKALTYSSDGGLFHRVRRITTTAG; translated from the exons ATGGGTCTCATAACTCTGCACTGGTTCCTCGATGTCATCGTCGTATTTCTTTCGATGGTCGTGCTGGCCTACTTCTATATGAcacgaaatttcaattactgGCCGAAGAGAAATGTAACAGAGGTCCCGCCAAAAccattttttggaaatttcctCGACTGCTGTCTCTTCCGACAATCAGCTTCCGGATGCCTCAACGCAGTTTACCAACAGGCGAAAGGTCTTCCGTACATAGGATTTTACATCTTCGATAAGCCGGCTTTGATGTTGCGAGACCCTGAAATCAATAGACGGATTTTGATCAAGGATTTCAGTTACTTTGTCGACAGATATGCAAAATCAGCGGAATCCGATCCTATAGGATCCGCAAATCTATTCCTCTTGAAAAATCCAGCATGGAAGAGTCTGCGCCATAAAATTACGCCTATCTTTACGTCTGGAAAAATAAGGCGGATGTTCCACCTGATGTTGGCAGTAGGCGAAGATCTCGACACTCATTTAAGTGCTCTTCAATTGGAAG GGAATGGAAACATCGTCGAAGCGAAAGAGATTGCCGTCCGGTTCACGACGGACGTTATCGCATCCTGCGCCTTCGGCTTGCGAGCTAATTGCTTGAACCATCCAAAAGCAGAGTTCAGACAATGCGGAAGAAGCATGTTTGAGTTCACTTACAAACGCGGTGCTGAGTTTGCCGccttcttttttattccaagGCTAGTCACTCCGCTGAATTTGAAGTTCTTCTCAACGGGCTCCTCCGATTTCATGAGAAAGGTTTTCACGGAAACCTTCAATACGCGAATGACCAGCGATGTTCGTAGAGAAGATCTTATCGACCTGCTCATTCAGCTGAAACAGTCCGATTCTGAAGATTCCCAAGGTTTCA AACTCGAAGGAGACACGTTGGTTGGACAAGCGGCTGTCTTTTTTGCCGCGGGATTTGAAACCTCATCAAGCACCCTGTCTTTTGCCCTTTACGAGCTTGCTCTACACCCAGATATCCAATCAAAACTTCGAGAAGAGATAACATCAGCTTTAGCGAATAATGGAGGGAAAATAACctacgaaatg GTGCTGAGTCTTGAATACCTTGACCAGGTCGTCTCTGAAACTCTGCGAAAATATCCATCCGTCCCTTTTTTGGACAGAGTTGCAAACACGGACTACAAACTGCCAGAATCCGGCCTGGTCATTGAGCGGGGAACTCCGGTGTATATTTCTCTCCTTGGGCTTCACTACGACCCAGAATATTACCCCGAGCCTGATAAGTTTGACCCAGAGCGATTCACCGAAGCGAATAAAGCGAAGCGTCCTGCCTTCACTTATTTGCCCTTCGGCGACGGTCCCCGTAACTGCATTG GTCTTCGGTTTGGGCAGCTCCAAGTGAAACTGGGAATTCTCAAATTTGTATCGAACTATGAGCTCTCTGCATGCGATGAAACGATGATCCCTCTACGCTTCAACCCAAAATCTCTCCTCGCGGGACCGGACGGTGGTCTGTTTCTTCGTGCCCGTAAAATT gattcttatttgattttcaagaacaTGTTATCGCCTCGGCCTGACCTTTGCTT AAATCACAAAATGGTTTTCTTTACGTCATCTTGGATCTTGAGTGCCGCGATTCTCTTCTTCACCGCCCTCGTGTTGGCCTACTTTTACATGACACGGAACTTCAACCACTGGAAAAATAAAGGTGTGACGGAAGTAACGCCGATCCCatttgttggaaattttgGTCAATGCCTTCTCTTCCGGCTATCGGTATTCGAGTACCTTGCGGAAATCTACAAATGGGGCCAGGGCCTGCCCTACGTGGGGTTCTACATATTCGACAAGCCAGCTCTGGTGCTCCGTGATCCGGAGGTCATCAAGAGCGTCTTACTCAAGGATTTTCAGAACCTCCCGAACAGACATGGGACTGCATCCAGCAAAGACTTCACCGGAAATAACAACTTGTTTCTCATCAAGAATCCTGACTGGAAGAACCTGCGCTACAAATTGACATCCGTGTTTTCTTCGGGAAAGATGAAGGCGATGTTCCCATTGGTCAACGCTGTCGGGGACGATTTGGCTACCTACTTCGAGCACCTCAATCTGGAAG GAGAGGGTCAAGTGCTCGAGTTGAAGGAAATCTGCGCCAAGTACACGACCGACGTTATAGGCACCTGTGTTTACGGCTTGCAGGTCAACTCGTTGGCAAACCCGAATGCTGAGTTTAGAAAATACGGGAGAAGGATGTTTGATTTCACCTGGAAACGCGGCGCCGAACTGATGGCCGTATTCTTTATTCCCGGGATCACAAATTTCTTCGGATCCATGCTCTTCGAGGGTGAGAGCTCGAATTTCATGAAGAAAGTCTTCTGGGAAACTTTGACGACCCGCATGCAGACTGGCTTGAAGCGCAACGATCTCATAGACCTTCTCATAGAGCTGAGGAATAACCAAAAGGACGACGACTTGTTCC AATTTACTGACGAAAACATGGTCGCCCAGGCTGCAATCTTTTTCGCAGCAGGATTCGAAACCTCGTCGACACTGGTGTCTTTCACGCTGCACGAATTGTCCCTGCAACCTGAGCTGCAAACCAAACTCCGTGAAGAGATCCTGACAGCTCTGGAAGAAAGCGACGGAAAGCTGTCCTATGACCTG GTGCAGAACCTTCCATACCTGGCCAAGGTCGCCTGGGAAACTCTTCGAAAATATCCCTCGGTGCCGTTTTTGGACAGAGAGGCTATTTGCGATTACACAATTCCAAAAACTGGCCTTTTAATCAAGAAAGGAACTCCCGTCTACATTCCATTAGTAGGGCTTCACTATGATCCGGAATATTACTCTGATCCCGTCAAGTACGATCCGGAGAGATTCAgtgaagaaaacaagaaaaagcGACCTGCCTTTACGTATTTGCCGTTCGGCGAAGGTCCTCGTAACTGCATTG GTCTTAGATTCGGACTAATGCAAGCAAAGATTGGTCTCATCAAAATCCTCTCAAAGTTCGAAGTCTCTCCGTGTAACAAGACCCTCAACCCCATGCGCGTAGATCCAAAAGCACTCACTTACTCGTCGGATGGTGGCTTGTTCCATCGAGTACGAAGAATCACGACGACAGCCGGGTAA